In Halalkalicoccus tibetensis, the genomic window CGGGGTAGGTGGTGTGGATCGCCGTCGCCTCCCAGATCATCCCGTCCAGATGGATCGGCATCTCGGGGATCTTCCCGGTGCGCATCGCCTCCTCGAGGACGAGCATGATCTCCTGGGAGCGCCCGACCGCGAAGGCGGGAACCACGATCTTCCCGCCCCGGTCGTGGGCCTCGTTGATGGTCTCGATCAGCGTCCGCTCCGAGTCGCTCTGGTCGGTCTGGTAGTCGTTTCGCCCCCCGTACGTGGATTCGAGGACGAGAGTCTCGACGCGCGGGAAGTCGTTGACCGCGCCGTTGAGCAGGCGCGTCTCGTCGTAGTGGATGTCGCCCGAGAACGCGACGTTGTAGAGGCCGTTTCCGATGTGGAAGTGGCTCACCGCCGAGCCGAGGATGTGACCCGCGTTGTGGAAGGTGAGCTTCACGTCGGGCGCGATGTCGGTGACGTCGCCGTACTCGATCGGAATGGTGTGTTTGATCGCCTCGCGGACCATCTCGGACTCGTAGGGCGGCGTCCGGCCCTCCTTGGCGGCGACGTCGAGGTAATCCAGCTGGAGCAGCCCCATCAGGTCCCGGGTGGGCTCGGTGGTGTAGATCGGACCGTCGTAGCCGTATTTGAACAGCAGGGGGATCAGCGCCGAGTGGTCGAGGTGGGCGTGGGTCAGCACCACGGCGTCGAGCGAGTTCGCGCCCGAGCCGAGGGCCTCGGGTACCTGCAGATAGGGGACGTCGTCGGAGCCGGGCTTGTCGCCACAGTCGATCAGGATCCGGGTATCGGCCGTCGAGAGGATGAACGCGGCCCGCCCGACCTCCCGACAGCACCCGAGCGTGGTGATGCGGACCCACTGCTCGTCGGAGAGCTGCTCGCGGTGGATCTGCCGGCCGACCCGTTCGAGGATGTCCCGGCGCTCGTCGCGCTCCTGTTTGAGGAAGCTCCGAACGTTCGAGACGGTCGGCGACTCGATGGGCGGGGTGCGAACGACCTCCGGCGTCCAGCCGACCTCTTTGGTGATCTCCCGGAGCGTCGAGCCGTGGCGGCCGATCACCATGCCGGGTTTCTGGGCCTCGATGACGACCTCGCCGGTGTCGGCGTGGAAGTCGAGGTCCGAGATCCCCGCGTCGTCGGGGACGACCGACTCGATCTGCTCGCTCGCCTTCGCGGGCGGCGCGAGCACGTCGGGGTCCGGGCGGACCGTGATGCGTTTGCGGAGCTTGCTCGCGAGCCGACGGACGAGGTCGCCCTGCTGGGCGAACTTCTTGGGCTCGCGCGTATAGACCACCAGCTCCGGCCCCTCGTAGGTCACGTCGGAGACGGAGATGTCGGCCGGGATCTCGTTCTTGATCGTTTCCAATGCGTCGTCGAGTTTCTGATCTACCGTGCTCATAAGTGAGACTGGAGTCGCGGGCGCGCCACGCCGGAAGGGCCTCGATCCCGACGAGCGATCCGGTCGCTCGTGACGATCGATCCGTTGGGACGTGGCGTTGGAGACATCGTGAGTGGACGCGATACAGCTACCAGTGGTGAAACCGGTCTGGGCCCCGGACACTGCCGAGGAAAACCCGCTTGCTCGACGGTATGAGGCCGGTGTTATAAAATCCCTTCGGCCCAACGGCCGCCATGCGACTCACGCCGGCGGCCGTCGCCGAACAGTTCGACTGGCTCCACGGGCGCGATTCGACCGTCGTCGCGCTCGTCAACGACGTCCGAGGGGAGCTCGGGGCGGCCTTCGACACCGAGGTCGACCCGATCGCTCCCGAGGAGTACCACGCGACGATCGATCTGGTGGGGGAGGACGGGGATCGGGCGGTCAACGTCGCCGCACTCGTCGCGCTCCTTCGCGAGCTCGACGTCGAGGGCGACTACCCCGGGTTCGTCGTCGACGAGCTGCTCGGCCGGGAGCTCGCGGCGATGATCGCCGGCGACCAGCCCCTGCGGCTGCTCGCGGAGGCGACCTTCCACTACGCCGACGTCCACCACCACACCGACGAGCCCGCCGGCCGCGATGACCTCGACGCCGCGCTCGCCGCGGGCGTCCAGACGCGACTGCCCGGCTGGGACTGGACCGAGTCGGCGAGCCCCTTCGATGTCGAGCCGGATTCACGTCACCGGGACGAGAGGTGAGCGAGGGACGGCGACCGGTAGCCACGATGACCCGAGCCA contains:
- a CDS encoding beta-CASP ribonuclease aCPSF1; translated protein: MSTVDQKLDDALETIKNEIPADISVSDVTYEGPELVVYTREPKKFAQQGDLVRRLASKLRKRITVRPDPDVLAPPAKASEQIESVVPDDAGISDLDFHADTGEVVIEAQKPGMVIGRHGSTLREITKEVGWTPEVVRTPPIESPTVSNVRSFLKQERDERRDILERVGRQIHREQLSDEQWVRITTLGCCREVGRAAFILSTADTRILIDCGDKPGSDDVPYLQVPEALGSGANSLDAVVLTHAHLDHSALIPLLFKYGYDGPIYTTEPTRDLMGLLQLDYLDVAAKEGRTPPYESEMVREAIKHTIPIEYGDVTDIAPDVKLTFHNAGHILGSAVSHFHIGNGLYNVAFSGDIHYDETRLLNGAVNDFPRVETLVLESTYGGRNDYQTDQSDSERTLIETINEAHDRGGKIVVPAFAVGRSQEIMLVLEEAMRTGKIPEMPIHLDGMIWEATAIHTTYPEYLNDDVRDRIFHDDQNPFLADYFNHIDGGEDERQEVADGEECIILSTSGMVTGGPIMSWLEHLGPDPDNTMVFVGYQAQGTMGRRIQNGWDEIPMSNGRGRSNRLSLNLEVETVDGFSGHADRQGLENFVKTMNPRPEKVLCVHGDERSVQDLSSALYHDYNMRTFSPKNLETFRFK